Proteins encoded within one genomic window of Triticum aestivum cultivar Chinese Spring chromosome 2D, IWGSC CS RefSeq v2.1, whole genome shotgun sequence:
- the LOC123050815 gene encoding putative cysteine-rich receptor-like protein kinase 12, which translates to MALQRPLFSPLLFLCFHLLAALHTTSDAALSSHLPQAMDCSTSGNYTSNSAYPANLNQFLASLPEKTIFKNGGFINDTVGEGSGTVYRLAMCSADYSRSDCGDCLAAAARSNANGLPNRCPGSTTVLAWFDPCLVRYSDTNFFGKAEIGEIYALNGPRAIWEPMRYRDDVVRNLNESIGAAVASSQRFAASSTDPYTLVQCTWDLPPDQCKQCLDVLTANASKDWTSMAVDGKRRSYSCSVRYGNTSFVVVPFGGAPTSQSVDQASRPATQSSGPSKGSWTAGVVGSVVGLILLACLAALVVKLKSKHETGHVREFTYRELATATLTFKDTRKLGQGAFGIVYKGAVMIEGTQVEVAIKKNTSDVSDETRKAFKNEVEIMSPLNHRNIIHLVGWCNEKNNLLLVYELVENRNLEARLYNHGGTDLVLDWRQRYNILVGIASGLEYLHNNCSRTVLHRDIKPANVMLDMDFTAKLCDFGLVTQLTRAATSRSTNNIIGTLGYMDPLYQQNGQVTKESDVYSFGVLLLEVLCGVAPILIGNPLKNSLIENVRECRGRNAILDAAHQRLRGEYDEEIKGALLIGLHCVETRRGDRPTIRIVLSNLVSLTASHVVMS; encoded by the exons ATGGCACTCCAACGACCCTTATTTTCTCCACTCTTGTTCCTTTGCTTCCATCTGCTGGCTGCATTACACACAACCTCCGATGCAGCCTTGAGCTCACACCTGCCTCAAGCCATGGACTGTTCAACGTCCGGCAACTACACCTCTAACAGTGCCTACCCTGCCAACCTGAACCAATTCCTTGCTTCTCTCCCagagaagactatcttcaagaaCGGTGGTTTCATCAACGACACGGTCGGGGAGGGCTCGGGCACCGTTTACAGGCTGGCAATGTGCTCCGCTGACTACTCGCGCTCTGACTGCGGTGACTGCCTCGCGGCCGCTGCTAGAAGCAACGCTAACGGTCTGCCGAACCGCTGCCCCGGGAGCACCACCGTGCTCGCCTGGTTCGACCCGTGCCTCGTCCGCTACTCCGACACCAACTTCTTTGGCAAAGCTGAAATAG GTGAAATCTACGCGCTGAATGGTCCAAGAGCCATCTGGGAGCCGATGCGGTACCGTGATGACGTAGTCAGAAACTTGAACGAGTCGATAGGGGCCGCAGTGGCCTCGTCGCAGCGATTCGCGGCATCGTCGACGGATCCATACACGTTGGTTCAGTGCACGTGGGACCTGCCGCCGGACCAGTGCAAGCAGTGCCTGGACGTGCTGACGGCCAATGCGTCGAAGGACTGGACTTCCATGGCAGTAGATGGTAAGCGTAGGAGCTATAGCTGTTCTGTTAGGTACGGCAACACCAGCTTCGTGGTTGTGCCGTTCGGCGGTGCTCCTACCTCGCAGTCCGTAGACCAAGCAAGCAGACCAGCTACTCAGTCCAGCGGCCCCAGCAAAG GTTCTTGGACAGCTGGCGTGGTGGGATCTGTAGTTGGTCTAATTCTCTTGGCTTGTTTAGCAGCTCTGGTGGTCAAGCTAAAGAGCAAGCATGAAACAG GGCATGTTCGAGAGTTCACTTACCGGGAATTGGCGACTGCAACACTTACCTTCAAGGACACAAGAAAGCTTGGACAGGGTGCATTTGGCATTGTCTATAAAGGTGCAGTGATGATAGAAGGCACACAAGTGGAGGTGGCTATAAAAAAGAATACAAGTGATGTGTCAGATGAAACGAGGAAGGCCTTTAAGAACGAGGTTGAAATTATGAGCCCGCTGAACCATCGCAACATTATACATCTTGTGGGTTGGTGCAACGAAAAGAACAACCTCTTGCTTGTCTACGAACTAGTGGAGAATCGCAACCTTGAAGCTCGGCTTTACAACCATGGTGGTACAGATTTAGTTCTTGATTGGCGCCAAAG GTACAACATATTGGTTGGAATAGCCTCGGGTCTTGAATATCTCCATAATAATTGTTCAAGAACCGTCCTCCACAGGGACATCAAGCCAGCTAATGTgatgctggatatggacttcactGCTAAACTGTGTGACTTCGGTTTGGTGACACAACTTACACGTGCCGCAACCTCACGCTCAACAAATAACATTATTGGAACACTAGGCTACATGGACCCATTATACCAGCAGAACGGCCAGGTTACTAAAGAATCTGATGTCTACAGCTTCGGTGTGCTGTTGCTTGAGGTACTATGTGGCGTGGCGCCGATCCTGATTGGCAATCCCTTGAAAAACAGCCTCATCGAGAATGTCCGGGAATGTCGTGGGAGAAATGCAATTCTCGATGCAGCTCACCAACGGCTGAGGGGCGAGTATGATGAGGAAATTAAAGGAGCGTTGTTGATCGGGCTCCACTGTGTCGAAACAAGACGTGGTGACCGCCCAACTATCAGAATTGTGTTGTCCAATTTAGTCAGCTTGACCGCATCACATGTTGTGATGTCTTGA